The following are encoded in a window of Arthrobacter antioxidans genomic DNA:
- the tal gene encoding transaldolase — protein MTTPTADLSAAGVSIWLDDLSRERINSGAFKHLIEDLNVVGVTTNPSIFAAALKKGESYASQVGALREAGADVDQAVFDITTHDVAQACDIFAAEAKRTNGADGRVSIEVDPRLSRDTAGTVAEAKRLHAKVQRTNVLIKIPATVEGLEAISSTLGAGISVNVTLIFSLERYRAVINAFMVGLEQAKENGHDLSKITSVASFFVSRVDAEIDARLDAIGTDEATALKGKAGLANARLAYQIFEEQFSSERWQVLKAAGANAQRPLWASTGVKDPNLPDTLYVTGLVAPNVVNTMPEKTLEATADHGVIDGDTVTGTYDESNEVLNRLDAIGISYAEVVDQLETEGLDKFVASWTELLETVQAALDAAEA, from the coding sequence ATGACTACACCCACAGCTGATCTCTCGGCCGCCGGCGTCTCCATCTGGCTCGACGACCTCTCCCGGGAGCGCATCAACTCGGGCGCCTTCAAGCACCTCATCGAGGACCTGAACGTCGTCGGCGTCACCACCAACCCGAGCATCTTCGCGGCGGCCCTCAAGAAGGGCGAGTCCTACGCCTCCCAGGTGGGCGCCCTCAGGGAAGCCGGCGCCGACGTCGACCAGGCCGTCTTCGACATCACCACCCACGACGTGGCGCAGGCCTGCGACATCTTCGCGGCGGAGGCCAAGCGCACCAACGGTGCCGACGGCCGCGTCTCCATCGAGGTGGACCCCCGGCTGTCCCGCGACACCGCGGGCACCGTGGCCGAGGCCAAGCGGCTCCACGCCAAGGTGCAGCGCACCAACGTCCTCATCAAGATCCCCGCGACCGTGGAGGGCCTGGAGGCGATCTCCTCGACCCTGGGCGCCGGCATCAGCGTCAACGTGACGCTGATCTTCTCCCTCGAGCGCTACCGCGCCGTCATCAACGCCTTCATGGTGGGCCTGGAACAGGCGAAGGAGAACGGCCACGATCTGTCCAAGATCACGTCCGTCGCCTCCTTCTTCGTCTCGCGCGTGGACGCCGAGATCGACGCCCGCCTCGATGCGATCGGCACGGACGAGGCGACGGCACTCAAGGGCAAGGCCGGCCTCGCGAACGCCCGCCTCGCCTACCAGATCTTCGAGGAGCAGTTCTCCTCGGAGCGCTGGCAGGTCCTGAAGGCCGCCGGCGCCAACGCGCAGCGCCCCCTCTGGGCATCGACGGGCGTCAAGGACCCGAACCTGCCGGACACGCTCTACGTCACCGGCCTCGTCGCGCCGAACGTCGTCAACACCATGCCCGAGAAGACCCTCGAGGCCACGGCGGACCACGGCGTCATCGACGGTGACACGGTCACCGGCACCTACGACGAGTCCAACGAGGTCCTGAACCGGCTCGACGCCATCGGCATCTCCTACGCCGAGGTCGTCGACCAGCTCGAGACCGAAGGCCTCGACAAGTTCGTGGCCAGCTGGACCGAGCTCCTCGAGACGGTCCAGGCCGCCCTCGACGCCGCGGAGGCGTGA
- a CDS encoding dihydrodipicolinate synthase family protein, whose translation MDFTGLIAYPLTPFLPDGSVSFADLRGLVEGLASSGVDAVTVLGSSGSFAYLDRGERARVARTAIDALDGRLPVAVGISSVGTREVLEAATDAQAAGASGLVLSPVSYVPLTDDEVLAQVRAVDEATDLPICLYNNPGTTQFDYSLQVVAELSSLPDVVAFKDTAADAVTFNARYAELARLVPAPFSHGVSGDLLMMTGEVAADAWHSGPAALLPAYYSRLRAAVVAGDRAETERVRHVLVPLVDHVAGLRRISGLHLLARACGIAAGDPRPPLLPSPGSELRDLGRLLDLLEAEFDDD comes from the coding sequence ATGGACTTCACCGGCCTGATCGCCTACCCCCTCACCCCGTTCCTGCCGGACGGCTCCGTCTCCTTCGCGGACCTCCGTGGCCTCGTGGAGGGTCTGGCCTCCTCCGGCGTCGATGCCGTCACGGTCCTGGGCTCCTCCGGGAGCTTCGCCTACCTCGACCGCGGCGAACGGGCCCGGGTGGCGCGCACGGCCATCGACGCCCTCGACGGCCGGCTCCCGGTGGCCGTGGGCATCAGTTCGGTCGGCACACGGGAGGTCCTCGAGGCCGCGACGGACGCGCAGGCGGCCGGCGCGTCCGGGCTCGTGCTCTCACCGGTCTCCTACGTCCCCCTCACCGACGACGAGGTCCTGGCGCAGGTCCGGGCGGTGGACGAGGCGACGGATCTTCCGATCTGCCTGTACAACAACCCCGGCACCACGCAGTTCGACTACTCGCTGCAGGTGGTCGCCGAACTGTCGTCGCTGCCGGATGTCGTCGCGTTCAAAGACACGGCGGCGGATGCCGTGACCTTCAATGCCCGCTATGCGGAACTGGCCCGGCTGGTCCCGGCACCGTTCAGCCACGGCGTGAGCGGGGATCTCCTGATGATGACCGGCGAGGTGGCGGCCGACGCCTGGCACAGCGGGCCGGCGGCGCTCCTGCCGGCCTACTACTCGCGGCTCCGCGCCGCCGTCGTGGCCGGGGACCGGGCGGAGACCGAGCGTGTCCGGCACGTCCTCGTGCCCCTCGTCGACCACGTCGCCGGGCTGCGCCGGATCAGCGGCCTGCACCTCCTCGCCCGCGCCTGCGGTATCGCCGCCGGGGACCCCCGCCCGCCCCTGCTGCCGAGCCCGGGCTCCGAACTGCGTGACCTCGGGCGGCTCCTCGACCTCCTCGAGGCGGAGTTCGACGACGACTGA
- the zwf gene encoding glucose-6-phosphate dehydrogenase, with translation MPDSTTARAANPLRDPRDRRLSRIAGPSSLVLFGVTGDLARKKLMPAIYDLANRGLLPPSFGLVGFGRREWSDEEFVQQVRESVTQYARTPFNETVWEQLSAGIRFVQGNFDDDEAFKNLRETIEELEQSRGTRGNHAFYLSIPPNAFETVCQKLSEHGLAQPDDGQWRRVVIEKPFGHDLESARELNAIVEEVFPPDSVFRIDHYLGKETVQNILALRFANQLFEPLWNANYVDHVQITMAEDIGIGSRAGYYDGVGAARDVIQNHLLQLLALTAMEEPISFDADHLRAEKEKVLAAVVLPSDLSGRSARGQYEAGWQGGERVNGFLEEDGIPADSTTESFAALRLDIHTRRWAGVPFYLRAGKRLGRRVTEIAVVFKRAPNLLFQDHHEEDFGQNAVVIRVQPDEGVTIRFGSKVPGTQTEVRDVTMDFGYGHSFTESSPEAYERLILDVLLGEPPLFPRQQEVELSWKILDPFEKHWASLDAQPEAYVPGSWGPASADELLAADGRTWRRP, from the coding sequence ATGCCTGACAGCACCACGGCGAGAGCCGCCAACCCCCTGCGGGATCCGCGCGACCGGCGGCTGAGCCGGATCGCCGGCCCCTCGTCCCTCGTCCTGTTCGGGGTGACGGGCGATCTCGCCCGCAAGAAGCTCATGCCCGCCATCTACGACCTCGCCAACCGGGGACTCCTGCCGCCGAGCTTCGGACTGGTGGGCTTCGGGCGCCGCGAGTGGTCTGACGAGGAGTTCGTGCAGCAGGTCCGGGAGTCCGTGACGCAGTATGCCCGGACCCCGTTCAACGAGACGGTCTGGGAGCAGCTCTCGGCGGGCATCCGCTTCGTCCAGGGAAACTTCGACGACGACGAGGCCTTCAAGAACCTCCGCGAGACCATCGAGGAGCTGGAGCAGAGCCGGGGGACGCGCGGCAACCACGCCTTCTACCTGTCCATCCCCCCCAACGCGTTCGAGACGGTGTGCCAGAAGCTCTCGGAGCACGGCCTGGCCCAGCCCGACGACGGACAGTGGCGCCGCGTGGTCATCGAGAAGCCCTTCGGGCACGACCTCGAGTCCGCCCGCGAACTGAACGCCATCGTCGAGGAGGTGTTCCCCCCGGACTCCGTGTTCAGGATCGACCACTACCTCGGCAAGGAGACGGTCCAGAACATCCTCGCGCTGCGGTTCGCGAACCAGCTCTTCGAACCGCTCTGGAACGCGAACTACGTCGACCACGTGCAGATCACCATGGCCGAGGACATCGGGATCGGCAGCCGGGCGGGGTACTACGACGGCGTCGGGGCCGCCCGTGACGTCATCCAGAACCACCTGCTCCAGCTCCTCGCGCTCACGGCGATGGAGGAGCCCATCTCCTTCGACGCGGACCACCTGCGCGCCGAGAAGGAGAAGGTGCTCGCCGCCGTCGTCCTGCCCTCAGATCTCTCCGGGCGGTCGGCACGCGGTCAGTACGAGGCCGGCTGGCAGGGCGGGGAGCGCGTGAACGGTTTCCTCGAGGAGGACGGCATCCCCGCCGACTCGACCACCGAGAGCTTCGCCGCGCTGCGCCTGGACATCCACACCCGCCGCTGGGCCGGGGTCCCGTTCTACCTGCGGGCCGGCAAGCGGCTCGGCCGCAGGGTCACGGAGATCGCCGTCGTGTTCAAGCGGGCACCGAACCTCCTGTTCCAGGACCATCACGAGGAGGACTTCGGGCAGAACGCCGTCGTCATCCGTGTGCAGCCGGACGAGGGCGTGACCATCCGCTTCGGCTCGAAGGTCCCGGGGACGCAGACCGAGGTCCGGGACGTGACCATGGACTTCGGCTACGGGCACTCCTTCACCGAATCCAGCCCCGAGGCCTACGAGCGGCTCATCCTCGACGTGCTGCTCGGCGAACCGCCGCTCTTCCCGCGTCAGCAGGAGGTGGAGCTGTCCTGGAAGATCCTCGACCCGTTCGAGAAGCACTGGGCCTCGCTCGACGCGCAGCCCGAGGCCTATGTGCCCGGCAGCTGGGGACCCGCATCCGCCGACGAGCTGCTCGCAGCCGATGGACGAACCTGGAGAAGGCCATGA
- a CDS encoding glucose-6-phosphate dehydrogenase assembly protein OpcA, which yields MIVELPDTTTSKVSKELMALRDSGGVVALGRVLTLVVITRSGYEEEAIGAANQASREHPCRIIVLAGESPDEPTRLDAQIRVGGDAGASEVVVLRGYGELSEENESLVSALLLPDAPIVAWWPHGVPDAASQTSIGSIAHRRITDSANEKDPTAALFNISSTYAAGDTDLAWTRLTNWRIQLAAVMDQLQGDQPVTAVTVEGACDSPSTVLLAAWLTKALDAPVTIVAGPTGTGLQRVRLTRSGGDIELHRPDHDVAELYQPHQPVQRISLPRRSLRDCLAEELRRLDPDEVFGEVITEGLARTNLRSVRTSER from the coding sequence ATGATCGTGGAACTGCCCGACACCACCACCTCGAAGGTGTCGAAGGAACTGATGGCGCTGCGGGACAGCGGGGGCGTCGTCGCGCTCGGGCGTGTGCTGACGCTGGTCGTGATCACCCGCTCCGGATACGAGGAGGAGGCGATCGGCGCCGCGAACCAGGCGAGCCGCGAGCATCCCTGCCGCATCATCGTCCTGGCCGGGGAGTCCCCGGACGAGCCCACGCGCCTCGACGCCCAGATCCGCGTGGGCGGCGACGCCGGGGCGTCGGAGGTCGTCGTCCTGCGCGGCTACGGGGAGCTCTCGGAGGAGAACGAGTCCCTCGTCTCCGCCCTCCTCCTGCCCGACGCGCCGATCGTCGCCTGGTGGCCCCACGGCGTGCCGGATGCCGCGTCGCAGACCTCGATCGGCAGCATCGCGCACCGCCGGATCACCGACTCGGCGAACGAGAAGGACCCGACGGCGGCGCTGTTCAACATCAGCAGCACCTACGCGGCCGGCGACACGGACCTCGCCTGGACCCGCCTGACCAACTGGCGGATCCAGCTCGCCGCGGTCATGGACCAGTTGCAGGGCGACCAGCCCGTCACGGCGGTCACCGTCGAGGGAGCGTGCGACTCCCCCAGCACCGTGCTGCTGGCGGCCTGGCTGACGAAGGCCCTCGACGCCCCCGTGACGATCGTCGCCGGCCCTACGGGCACCGGCCTCCAGCGCGTGCGCCTGACCCGGAGCGGCGGCGACATCGAGCTGCACCGTCCCGACCACGACGTCGCCGAGCTGTACCAGCCGCACCAGCCCGTTCAGCGCATCTCCCTGCCGCGCCGCAGCCTGCGGGACTGCCTGGCCGAGGAGCTGCGGCGCCTCGACCCCGACGAGGTGTTCGGCGAAGTCATCACCGAGGGTCTTGCCCGAACCAATCTGAGGAGTGTGCGAACGAGTGAGCGCTGA
- the tkt gene encoding transketolase: MPRTQEQELTWTELDQKAVDTVRILAADAVEKVGNGHPGTAMSLAPAAYLLFQKLMRHDPSDPEWTGRDRFVLSPGHTSLTLYIQLFLSGYGLELDDLKALRTWGSLTPGHPEYRHTKGVEITTGPLGQGLATSVGFAYGQRRQRGMFDADAPAGTSPFDHTIWVIASDGDLQEGVTAEASSLAGHQELGNLVVLYDENHISIEDDTDVAFSEDVLKRYEAYGWHTQRVDWTKTGAYVEDVAELYSALVAAKNETSRPSIVSLRTIIGYPAPNKQNTGKIHGSALGTDEVAALKEALGFDPEKHFDVDPEVLEHARGVVRRGSEAHSAWQEGFDAWKAAHADEAALLERIQARTLPEGWEESLPTFEAGKDMSTRAASGKVLTAIGPALPELWGGSADLAESNNTTIEGSPSFIPESRQTKSWSGNQYGRVLHFGIREHAAAAIVNGIVMHSSTRAFSGTFLIFSDYQRPAVRLGALMGVPAIYVWTHDSIGLGEDGPTHQPVEQLSSLRTIPGLDVVRPGDANEVAVAWRTILENTENPAGLVLTRQNIPTYERGEGAAEGGTFGSAEGVAKGGYVLAEATNGSPDVILIGTGSEVQLAVEARTALEAQGISARVVSMPCLEWFNAQDAGYRESVLPRTVRARVSVEAGVAQSWHGIVGDAGRIVSLEHFGASADYKTLYREFGITADAVVAAAKDSLEAVAADPLAPNGSPALPSGHRATETGDQQ; encoded by the coding sequence GTGCCACGGACGCAAGAGCAGGAACTGACCTGGACCGAACTCGACCAGAAGGCGGTCGACACGGTTCGCATCCTGGCGGCGGACGCCGTCGAGAAGGTGGGCAACGGACACCCGGGAACGGCCATGAGCCTGGCGCCGGCGGCCTACCTCCTCTTCCAGAAGCTCATGCGGCACGATCCCTCGGACCCCGAGTGGACGGGACGCGACCGCTTCGTCCTCTCCCCCGGCCACACCTCGCTCACCCTCTACATCCAGCTCTTCCTCTCGGGCTACGGCCTCGAGCTCGATGACCTGAAGGCCCTGCGCACCTGGGGCTCCCTCACCCCGGGCCACCCCGAGTACCGCCACACCAAGGGCGTGGAGATCACCACAGGTCCCCTCGGCCAGGGTCTCGCGACGTCGGTCGGCTTCGCCTACGGCCAGCGCCGCCAGCGCGGCATGTTCGACGCCGACGCCCCCGCGGGCACCAGCCCCTTCGACCACACCATCTGGGTCATCGCCTCCGACGGCGACCTCCAGGAGGGCGTGACGGCCGAGGCGTCCTCGCTCGCCGGTCACCAGGAACTCGGCAACCTCGTGGTGCTCTACGACGAGAACCACATCTCCATCGAGGACGACACGGACGTCGCCTTCAGCGAGGACGTCCTGAAGCGCTATGAAGCCTACGGCTGGCACACGCAGCGCGTGGACTGGACGAAGACCGGCGCGTACGTGGAGGACGTCGCCGAGCTGTACTCCGCCCTCGTCGCCGCGAAGAACGAGACCTCCCGTCCGAGCATCGTCTCGCTGCGCACCATCATCGGCTACCCCGCGCCGAACAAGCAGAACACCGGCAAGATCCACGGCTCGGCCCTCGGCACGGACGAAGTCGCAGCCCTGAAGGAAGCCCTCGGCTTCGACCCGGAGAAGCACTTCGACGTCGATCCCGAGGTCCTCGAGCACGCCCGCGGCGTCGTCCGCCGCGGTTCCGAGGCGCACAGCGCGTGGCAGGAGGGCTTCGACGCCTGGAAGGCCGCCCACGCCGACGAGGCCGCCCTGCTCGAGCGGATCCAGGCACGCACGCTGCCCGAGGGCTGGGAGGAGAGCCTGCCGACGTTCGAGGCGGGCAAGGACATGTCCACGCGCGCCGCGTCCGGCAAGGTCCTCACCGCGATCGGCCCCGCGCTCCCCGAACTGTGGGGCGGCAGCGCCGACCTCGCGGAGTCGAACAACACGACGATCGAGGGATCGCCGTCGTTCATCCCCGAGAGCCGCCAGACCAAGTCCTGGTCCGGCAACCAGTACGGCCGCGTGCTGCACTTCGGCATCCGCGAGCACGCCGCCGCGGCCATCGTCAACGGCATCGTGATGCACAGCAGCACCCGCGCCTTCTCCGGCACCTTCCTCATCTTCAGCGACTACCAGCGGCCCGCCGTACGCCTCGGGGCCCTCATGGGCGTCCCCGCGATCTACGTCTGGACCCACGACTCCATCGGCCTGGGCGAGGACGGCCCCACGCACCAGCCGGTGGAGCAGCTCTCCTCGCTGCGCACCATCCCCGGGCTCGACGTCGTCCGGCCGGGCGATGCCAACGAGGTGGCCGTCGCCTGGCGCACCATCCTCGAGAACACCGAGAACCCGGCCGGGCTCGTCCTGACGCGCCAGAACATCCCCACCTACGAGCGGGGCGAGGGCGCCGCCGAGGGCGGGACGTTCGGCTCCGCCGAGGGTGTCGCGAAGGGCGGCTACGTGCTCGCCGAAGCGACGAACGGCTCCCCCGACGTCATCCTCATCGGTACGGGCTCCGAGGTGCAGCTCGCCGTGGAGGCCCGCACGGCCCTCGAGGCTCAGGGCATCTCCGCCCGCGTGGTCTCGATGCCGTGCCTCGAATGGTTCAACGCGCAGGACGCCGGCTACCGCGAGAGCGTCCTGCCCCGCACCGTCCGGGCCCGCGTGTCCGTCGAGGCGGGCGTGGCGCAGAGCTGGCACGGGATCGTCGGCGACGCCGGCCGCATCGTGTCCCTCGAGCACTTCGGTGCATCGGCCGACTACAAGACCCTCTACCGCGAGTTCGGCATCACCGCCGACGCCGTCGTGGCCGCCGCGAAGGACTCCCTGGAAGCCGTCGCCGCCGATCCCCTGGCACCCAACGGCTCCCCGGCCCTGCCCTCGGGCCACCGCGCCACGGAGACCGGCGACCAGCAGTAA
- a CDS encoding heme o synthase → MNTQQAPAPARSPQARQGFGRKAKAYLALTKPRVIELLLVTTLPTMIFAQGGFPPVGLILATMVGGALAAGSAGAFNCYIDRDIDKLMHRTENRPLVTGEVTPREALVFSWILGVVAIAVLWLGANPLAGMLGVAAIFLYVVVYTLVLKRRTSQNIVWGGAAGCMPVLIAWAAVTNAVEWPAVVLFLIIFLWTPPHYWPLSMKYSDDYNAANVPMLGAIAGARAVSVQVVLYAWAMAACSLLLIPAGAGWVYTVAAVAGGAWFIRESHRLHSLAHRGELHPKAAMKVFHGSISYLTVLFLALAIDPFVGPAVLG, encoded by the coding sequence GTGAACACCCAGCAGGCTCCTGCTCCGGCACGTTCCCCGCAGGCCCGTCAGGGTTTCGGTCGCAAAGCGAAGGCCTATCTGGCGCTGACGAAGCCTCGCGTGATCGAACTTCTGCTGGTGACCACTCTTCCCACCATGATCTTCGCGCAGGGCGGATTCCCGCCCGTCGGCCTGATCCTCGCGACCATGGTCGGCGGTGCCCTCGCGGCAGGGAGCGCCGGTGCGTTCAACTGCTACATCGACCGTGACATCGACAAGCTGATGCACCGCACGGAGAACCGTCCCCTGGTCACCGGCGAGGTCACGCCCCGGGAGGCGCTCGTGTTCTCCTGGATCCTCGGGGTCGTGGCGATCGCCGTGCTCTGGCTCGGGGCCAACCCGCTCGCCGGCATGCTGGGCGTCGCCGCGATCTTCCTGTACGTGGTCGTCTACACGCTCGTCCTCAAGCGGCGCACGTCGCAGAACATCGTCTGGGGCGGCGCCGCGGGCTGCATGCCCGTCCTCATCGCCTGGGCAGCGGTCACCAACGCCGTCGAGTGGCCCGCCGTCGTCCTGTTCCTCATCATCTTCCTCTGGACCCCGCCGCACTACTGGCCGCTGTCCATGAAGTACAGCGACGACTACAACGCCGCTAACGTGCCGATGCTCGGGGCGATCGCCGGGGCCCGCGCGGTCTCCGTCCAGGTGGTCCTGTACGCCTGGGCCATGGCGGCCTGCTCGCTCCTGCTGATCCCGGCCGGTGCCGGCTGGGTCTACACGGTCGCCGCCGTCGCCGGCGGCGCCTGGTTCATCCGCGAGTCCCACCGGCTGCACTCCCTCGCCCACCGTGGAGAGCTGCACCCGAAGGCCGCGATGAAGGTGTTCCACGGATCGATCAGCTACCTCACGGTCCTCTTCCTCGCCCTCGCGATCGATCCCTTCGTCGGACCGGCCGTCCTGGGCTGA
- the pgl gene encoding 6-phosphogluconolactonase codes for MSAEPKVSIHPTQGSLAAAVAARLITRLVDVQSERGTATVVLTGGSIGTAALEAVVESPAHTAVDWANVHFWWGDERFLRADDPERNAVQARAALLGRIAVDPVKIHEFGTKDEFTDEDGAAVDYAEQLAAAAREELAADEDLVQPDPRLPRFDVLLLGVGPDAHVASLFPEMAGIRTRGTTTVGVPDAPKPPPQRISLTLEAINTAQEVWLSVSGSDKAGAVGLALAGAGHVQVPAAGARGLKKTLWLIDQDAAQKLPGRLIDHDDDEPTD; via the coding sequence GTGAGCGCTGAACCGAAAGTCAGCATCCATCCCACCCAGGGCTCCCTGGCGGCGGCCGTGGCCGCGCGGCTGATCACCCGCCTCGTGGACGTGCAGAGCGAGCGGGGCACCGCGACCGTGGTGCTCACGGGCGGCTCGATCGGCACCGCGGCCCTCGAGGCCGTGGTGGAGTCCCCCGCGCACACCGCGGTGGACTGGGCCAATGTCCATTTCTGGTGGGGCGACGAGCGCTTCCTGCGGGCCGACGACCCGGAGCGCAACGCCGTCCAGGCGCGGGCGGCCCTGCTGGGCCGCATCGCCGTCGATCCCGTGAAGATCCACGAGTTCGGCACGAAGGACGAGTTCACCGACGAGGACGGCGCCGCCGTCGACTATGCCGAGCAGCTGGCGGCCGCCGCGCGGGAGGAGCTCGCCGCTGACGAGGACCTCGTGCAGCCCGATCCCCGCCTGCCCCGCTTCGACGTGCTCCTGCTGGGCGTCGGCCCGGACGCACATGTGGCGTCCCTCTTCCCCGAGATGGCGGGGATCCGCACGCGGGGCACGACGACGGTCGGTGTCCCCGATGCGCCGAAGCCGCCACCGCAGCGCATCTCGCTGACGCTCGAGGCGATCAACACGGCGCAGGAGGTGTGGCTCTCGGTCAGCGGCAGCGACAAGGCAGGCGCGGTGGGCCTGGCACTGGCAGGGGCCGGGCACGTCCAGGTCCCCGCCGCCGGTGCACGGGGCCTGAAGAAGACCCTGTGGCTGATCGACCAGGATGCGGCCCAGAAACTGCCCGGCCGCCTCATCGACCACGACGACGACGAGCCGACCGACTGA
- a CDS encoding glucose-6-phosphate isomerase, producing MGSFALTATGAALAAVDSAVPALVKDRFASRLMAKDATLWGADAESEASVRLGWIDLFEGSRALLPEITALRADLAAEGVDRIVLCGMGGSSLAPEVITKEAGVPLVVLDATDPDQVRAALEEDLQRTAIVVSSKSGSTVETDSQRRVFEQAFMDAGIDAASRIVIVTDPGSPLDEASRKAGYRKVFNADPEVGGRYSALTAFGLVPSGLAGADIETLLTDAEDSAEFLGDDVEDNVGLQLGAVLGGTLPLRDKIVFADAGSGLPGFADWAEQLIAESTGKLGTGLLPVVASGDAPELADVADDVLPVFLAPLDEAPGDGPAEGTRVTVSGTLGSQLFVWEYAVAVAGRLLGINPFDQPDVEAAKTAARGLLDAQPEPAEAAFVDGAVEVRGDAGLLGSSGTVAEALRALLATLPGNGYLSVQAYLDRHRQADLESVRSPLAAVTGRPVTFGWGPRFLHSTGQYHKGGSPIGVYLQLTGASSTDLTIPERPFSFGELIAAQAAGDAQVLADHGRPVLRLHLTDRAAGVAQLRDAIATLAGSGEGHHENG from the coding sequence ATGGGCTCGTTCGCACTCACCGCCACCGGCGCCGCCCTCGCGGCGGTCGACTCGGCCGTGCCGGCGCTCGTGAAGGACCGCTTCGCTTCCCGCCTGATGGCGAAGGATGCGACGCTGTGGGGCGCCGACGCCGAGTCCGAGGCATCCGTCCGCCTCGGCTGGATCGACCTGTTCGAGGGCTCGCGCGCGCTCCTGCCGGAGATCACGGCGCTCCGCGCCGACCTCGCGGCCGAGGGGGTCGACCGGATCGTGCTCTGCGGCATGGGCGGTTCCTCGCTCGCGCCGGAGGTCATCACGAAGGAAGCGGGCGTCCCCCTCGTGGTCCTGGACGCCACCGACCCCGACCAGGTGCGCGCAGCCCTCGAGGAGGACCTCCAGCGCACCGCGATCGTCGTGTCCTCGAAGTCGGGCTCCACGGTCGAGACCGATTCGCAGCGCCGGGTGTTCGAGCAGGCGTTCATGGACGCCGGCATCGACGCCGCCTCGCGGATCGTCATCGTGACCGATCCGGGGTCGCCGCTGGACGAGGCGTCGAGGAAGGCCGGCTACCGGAAGGTGTTCAACGCCGACCCGGAGGTCGGCGGCCGCTACTCGGCCCTCACCGCGTTCGGGCTCGTGCCGTCCGGCCTCGCCGGTGCCGACATCGAGACGCTGCTGACCGATGCGGAGGACAGCGCCGAGTTCCTCGGCGACGACGTCGAGGACAACGTGGGCCTGCAGCTCGGCGCCGTGCTGGGCGGGACACTCCCCCTGCGGGACAAGATCGTGTTCGCGGATGCCGGCTCGGGACTGCCCGGCTTCGCCGACTGGGCCGAACAGCTCATCGCCGAATCGACCGGCAAGCTCGGCACCGGCCTGCTCCCCGTCGTCGCCTCCGGCGACGCCCCGGAGCTCGCGGACGTGGCGGACGACGTCCTGCCCGTGTTCCTCGCCCCGCTCGACGAGGCTCCCGGCGACGGGCCCGCCGAGGGCACGCGCGTCACCGTCAGCGGCACCCTCGGCAGCCAGCTGTTCGTCTGGGAGTACGCGGTGGCCGTCGCCGGCCGACTGCTGGGCATCAACCCGTTCGACCAGCCCGACGTCGAGGCCGCCAAGACGGCCGCGCGCGGCCTGCTCGACGCACAGCCGGAGCCGGCCGAGGCCGCCTTCGTCGACGGAGCGGTCGAGGTCCGCGGCGACGCCGGCCTCCTCGGTTCCTCGGGGACGGTCGCCGAGGCGCTCCGGGCGCTGCTCGCCACCCTGCCCGGGAACGGCTACCTCTCCGTGCAGGCCTACCTGGACCGCCACCGGCAGGCGGACCTCGAGTCCGTCCGTTCCCCGCTGGCCGCCGTCACCGGCCGGCCGGTCACCTTCGGCTGGGGGCCGCGCTTCCTGCACTCGACGGGTCAGTACCACAAGGGCGGATCCCCGATCGGGGTGTACCTGCAGCTGACCGGGGCGAGCAGCACCGACCTGACGATCCCCGAGCGCCCCTTCAGCTTCGGCGAGCTCATCGCGGCGCAGGCGGCCGGGGACGCCCAGGTGCTCGCGGACCACGGGCGCCCCGTCCTCCGCCTGCACCTGACGGACCGCGCCGCGGGCGTCGCGCAGCTCCGCGACGCCATCGCCACCCTCGCCGGATCCGGCGAGGGTCACCACGAGAACGGGTGA